In Desulfobacter hydrogenophilus, the genomic stretch CCAGGACCCGCTTCCGGGAATGGCGTGGTTGTCAGACCATCGGGTATCCTTTTCATCCCATCATCAACATAGAGCGGAGCCTGTATTACAACGCTTTCATGAAAACGGTGTTCAAAGGCCTGGGGCTTTATGCAAAAGGAAAGCAGAACGCCTTGGATATCCATTGCAGGGAATTGGAATTTGTTTTCCCCAACCTTCCTCCGGCCTTCGATCAGTATACGATCTTGTTCATATCGGACCTTCACCTGGATTGTATGGAGGGTATTACTGAAAAGGCCAGGGAGGTTGTGTATAGATTGAGCCCGGATCTCTGCATCCTTGGCGGGGATTACCGGACCGAATCATGGGGTTCCTATTCTATAGCTATGGAGAACATCAAAAATCTGCTTGCCAATATCTGTCCCAAAGACGGAATTTTTGCGGTCCTGGGCAATCATGACTGCCTGGAAATGGTCAGCCCGCTGCGGGAAATAGGGGTCAGGTTCTTGATTAATGACAATGCTGCCATTGAGAGGTCAGGGGACCGAATCTGGATTGCAGGGGTGGATGACCCGTATTATTTTGAGGGTCATGACCTTGAAGACGCATTTATTGGCATTCCGGAAAATGGCTTTTCCATCCTGGCTGCCCATACCCCGGCGATTTTTAAGGCTGCGGCAGGCTTCAGGCCCAATCTCTACCTTTGCGGCCACACTCATGCCGGCCAAGTACAGATCCCCGGAATCGGACCGGTGATCACTCATGCCAGAGTGCCCCGAAAAATGATCTATGGCCAATGGCAGTTTGGTTCCATGATGGGGTATACCAGTTCAGGATTAGGTACTTCGGGCCTTCCGGTCCGGTTCGGCTGCCGGGGAGAGGTGGTCCTGATCCGTCTAAAAAGAGGGACAAAGC encodes the following:
- a CDS encoding CDP-archaeol synthase, whose translation is MEEKWDTPVDRGMQFSDGQPLLGNHKTIRGVVGGILAGGAGALILNLPLWAGVSIGMLSMAGDLLNSFIKRRLGKTEGQEFPVMDQFLEGALPLVVLVPLAQVSLAGGIYLLLIFVATAHAGAKFLNQILRAEPFAGYTRRLRSRTRFREWRGCQTIGYPFHPIINIERSLYYNAFMKTVFKGLGLYAKGKQNALDIHCRELEFVFPNLPPAFDQYTILFISDLHLDCMEGITEKAREVVYRLSPDLCILGGDYRTESWGSYSIAMENIKNLLANICPKDGIFAVLGNHDCLEMVSPLREIGVRFLINDNAAIERSGDRIWIAGVDDPYYFEGHDLEDAFIGIPENGFSILAAHTPAIFKAAAGFRPNLYLCGHTHAGQVQIPGIGPVITHARVPRKMIYGQWQFGSMMGYTSSGLGTSGLPVRFGCRGEVVLIRLKRGTKQPIQSSE